AACTGAGTAACGGCCCCGCATCGGGTATCACTTTGGAAGTTGATTTgtcctgtagtattttggttgcttatctagaatttactgttatttggTGTCggtcgaatgtaattaacccGTAGGTTAATTAACCtcaagttgtatgctggccatcctggaatgctgtcGTGTgtcggtattattttataagttgccgatacatgaaatgaaattgtaacctacgtttttttaaaagagctcttcattcttgCTATTTTTAACCCCATAAACAGTATGTGCTAatgatagataaaaaattaatcaaattacgacttataagatAAGACAGTACTTCCTGCCCCCCCTCCATGGCTaataaggcaaaattgtaaccagtaaacacccttaGGTTatgttatgttggtatttttaagttcttttagtgccctatcatttcctagtcatttttgcttgaaaaacccaaaatggattttaatatgaaaatgggTGGCTGGGGTCTTGTTGGCAACTTAAAACATTTTACCCATGCTGACTGGAATATTGCTGGAAATTTCAATCTTCCTGTCGGCTTACGATGAAATTTATAGTCCTCCAGAGTTTAACGTAACGTCAGCTTGAGCCTTTTTGTAACGTCAGCTTGAGCCTTTTGATaaggcatcacttaagaactttgaagacacctTTTTTTTCTAGCTCTTGCTTCGGCAAAGTgtgttagtgagcttcaagcccatTCTTTGCTCTTGTGGGCTTTGTTCTTGTGGCAACCTCTCCctcttctttcattgcttagagaaaagattagAAGTGAAAGCCTTctcagatttgtgacagtgcctcatttaactgctttggtaggcaatcCTGAAGTGGCTTTCTTATGACCAGTTATAACTCTTAAGGGtttatattagtgagcttcaagccatTTCTTGTATGTaggctttgttctagtggcaacctctctcatttctttcattgcttagagaaaagattagaagtgaaagcccttcccagatttgtgactGCTTAATTTAACAGCTTTGATAGGCAAGGAAGAAGTAGCCGTCACGTCCAAttagaactcttaagggtttacctggacagacataaATCTTTAAGAGGGAGAGTTAAGtatttatctgtggtgttaggAGACTAAACActcctatgtccaagaatgcttaagTCAACGCACACAGAGTTGATTCatgattttttaccatttttgaaaataatcctcATGGCCTCTGTACTGTAAgcatgtctttatttcctttaaaacctttctctagAGAAGGGTGTCATGCAGCTCAGGGGAGATATAACTGTTGTTGACACGTTTGCgaaatgttcaaatttagcatgagatgtaaagcccttagtcctatcATTGCAGCAGGAAcactttctcctgaaccaaatatgatagtaaccATGCTTTCTATCTTTTCGTTAGGTGTTAGGAAATCACGCTGTTGAATTTTGgaagcatgaaggtacacattgcATATAGGAGCGCatcttcatatatgaaggtgggAGTTGTCTAGTTTTGGACTGTCGGTTTGGGCTTttgactcaggcacaggagtcactagtactctACGAGATAGTCATTTTTTCTTGGTAAGGATCCTCTGACTCCAGCCCCTGGAGTGGGACATCTCACTAGTGTTGTGAAGCCTTACTAGACTCCATAATACTTGGTCTTCCTCCTTCGTTCCTGAGCTCTTAGCAGAAAATCAGAGCCCATCTGTTCCTGATGAGAGATTCAAGagtttctcattcttcttccttcAAGATTTCATTGGTAGAGATCCAGATGAGATGCTTCTTTGCCCAGTCCAAGTTGTATAGTACCGTACCTAAAAAGAACTTGGTCCTTCCAGCCAAAGCgtaggagactttttgttaataGAGATAGATGTAAGGAGGAGTTGTCTAAGAACACCCTTTCTCTCAGGCTCTGAGAGTTAATCAAGTGTGCCTATGACTCCTTTGTAGAGGAGGTTGGCCTCCCTCCTCTCTCGAGAGCATACAAAGTGTGGGGTGTGAACCCATCCCATTCTTTTCAGATTGTATCTTTATGAATTCGTCTGTTGAGTCATGGATTTTCAGTGCAAGAAAATAAGACATCTGCATGAATAATgggtgtgtgtatgaaaattgtCTTGAAATCAGTACATTATTTactgaaagtaaataataatgtaGAATATGTGTAAAAGCTAATGCATTCATAAATAGGTAACTGAAaaacaggaaagagaaataacatttGCATGGTATTTTTTCCTTACAATAAAAATCAGCAGTATCAGCAGTTCATTGCTTTGTTATTTTGCCAGCAAGTGCTGATAAAATTCCTCACATACTTGTGTAGTAtactattcttatttataatttaaagacCTTAGTCTGGTTACATCTGTAACGTAAAGCAATGCATATTAAATCTTTAAGTGATTATGTAGTGCTCTGAATATAATGGCTGTTTCCATGGCGTTTAATTTATGTAGTTTTCTCTGAGTCTTAAGGTGTAATCTTTTCATCAGTGTGGTTGATGTATTAGGTGTTCTAAGGTCATGTAAAGGTGATTTGTTTTAGTAGTTATATTTCCCCCAGATGTTTCGACTCGCACTGTGGCGACAATCCACCAAGTTACAAAAAGTGAATGACTGAAAATACATGTCATATGTTTATAGCATATTGGTGAGTTGCAGTTTGTGAGTGGACAGTCCATTGATaattaaaaaagtgaatgaattaggATAAGTTAACACAGTTGTATACAGCAGACGGGTGGGTGACAGTTGGCAGATGGACAGTCCACTCACCAACTGTAACCCATCTATCTGGTAGTATACCATTGTAACATGTatcttaattcattcattttttaaattttcattggaTGGCTGCCAGATCCATCCACTGAGAAAATCAAACTAGTACTGTATAACAGACCGTCTTCACATGACCTTAGGACACCTAACATACCAGCTACAGACTGATGAAAAGGTTATATGACCCAGAGAAAACTCGTATATAAATTCAAATGCTGTAGAACGGCCATGATATTCAATTCTACTGCCCTTAGAGAAAGTCCCCTTTGTAATCAATGTATTTTAGTAATTCCTGATCTGTTTGCAGAATCCTGATGAAGATACGGAATGGAACGATATTCTCCGGAAGAAGGGCATATTGCCCCAAAAAGAGCCAGAAATAACAGAGGAAATGATAACAGAGATGATGGAACAAACCATCCAAGAGAAGCAAAGTGCAGGTAATTTTTTAATCTGATAAAAATAGCTTTAACTTCATGTCATGTACTGTATTGTGTACCGACAATTTGCTTTTGGAAagatatgtatgcatgtctgttcTGAAGCTGGAGAAGTTGtaggtaatattaatttttagttatacTGTACTCATGAAATGGGAAACAGCGATATATTCACAAGTGGTACTGTACTTAAAATCTGTCCATACAGTGTTGGTTTCAGTACTTCAGTTTAATTATGGACAACCCATAAAATTTTACCTAAAAACTAAAGCTGCTATATATTTTGCCTATGTATTGCTGTCTTACACAGAATCACACTTACACAAGGGACTTATAAAATGCCTCGTGTGTAAGGGTGACTATTATAGCTAATTATGCATAAGacagtaaaaaatgtaaatgattttatcTCAGGAGAATAGCAATATCATACCAGAGTCACATGTAAAAATGAGTCATATTTTACTGTGATTTTGTACCTTAGAATAACCAAACAAGTGAAATATCAAATGTAATAACCTAAATCCTAACTGCACTTCGGGTCATCTGAGTATACAGTATTCACATATGCAAGCCTTTAAATAGTAACGTtaggtatacagtactgtacagtgaaGCCTCGCTATAACGGACTAATGGGGGGAGGGTTATCCGTTAAAGCTTATTGTCCGGTAAAGTgaagcattttgtgtgtgtgtgtgtgtgtgtgtgtgtgtgtgttcagtgatGTTTATCAGTAGGCTAGCCTCAGCCTAGGTGTGATAACCaccaacatacatgaaaagattcacattatgaaataaactaataataaaggtATTAAAACCCTTTTTACCCTGTATATTATTGGCATATGTTCATAATAAGTAGCCTGTTTGAAGAATAATTCCACATCAGTGAAATCAACTTGATCTATGCAAGGCCAGccaacaaaatgtaaacatcgagttATTGTTGCACTTggcaacctttatctttcggtaacctttcagaaattttaatggtagtgtaattatggtagtaataacatttaggataacataatattcatttttcattaaaaattcattatcattttggtggtaaataactgtttagaacaattcagtcatatgaaCAAAAATTATCTTATTGTTTTTTGTGATTGGCAATGAaacataaatgtaataaaaccatttttaccttatatattaccTGTATTGGTATATCGAGATAATAAATAGCCTGtttgaggaataattccatatcagtgaaattaatttttatctatgtgaggccagctgacaaaatgtaaacatcgagttTTGGTTGCGCTCACTGCAATCTTTATCTTTgagtaacctttcagaaattttagtgGCAGTGTAATTATGggagtaataacatttaggataacatgttcctttttcattaaaaattcagctTTATTGTTTCCAACAATATGGAGTCATCCAGGCCTATCTTCGAATCAGTGACGTTAACCTTCCATTTATACAAAGGCCCAGAATTCTGTCATTTGAACATCACACGTTCAACAGATCATTGgcatgggtctccttcctttgatctTACATGACCAGGAGAGAGGCCACAGGTGAGGCAAACTACAGTTCAGAGATctgctcagaatcctcccaccaaggagtaaTTCTTCCAtgtgtaaagaccaagggtttgtatatgtgtaggaacaaatgacaaatttttaaagaaatttgtatttttcctaacatacaaacttgaggtctttacataaatggcccacctctagccacccctcattctgctttcTGGGCCAAAAAGTAAAGTGAAAGCGTGTCATCTGGATAGGAGGGATTCCTCCCCTTTTGTCAGTAGCCAgctaccaatatccaccttgtttaaaagttaaacggccatttccagctgcgCTGAGGATATTTctgtgtaaagacctcaggtttgtatgttaggaaaaatataaattacttaaaaatttattatttttaaaaagctgtAATTTAATACTAAATGAAATCTAACCTTACTGGTACTAAAGACAAATCCCTTTTGCCAGTCCTGTGAGAGCTAAATGAATTACTGTAGCTCTGTGGTGTGGTTTAAAAGActtaatacatataataatataataataacaaatactgtactaaattttctatactaaattattatgttgttcaaccagaccacagagctaaTTCATTCAGCTCTGTGTAACCTGTATCTGTATTACCCATTTATTCACCATTAGGTTTACAAAAATTAGTCATATCTTTTAATTTGAGCCTGCaactaatttaaccttaaaaaaaaataatgctccaAGTTCAACTTTGCAGAGGGCAGATTAGGAAAGTTGTCTTTGGACCAGTTAGATGAACTTGAAGATGATGAGGACGAAGCTATCTTGCTTGAGTTCCGAAAGAGGCGGATCGAGGAAATGAAAGCACAAGCTAAAATGAACAAATTTGGTGAGGTAAGAAGTGTgtcttctgaagtttcaattatCATGCTGACAAGCCTAAGCAAATTGCATTATCTTACCATCTGCttccagtgttcttttccttgtcaTTCAACCTGAAGGACATTTTAATATTTGCCATGCTGTACGACCCAGTGAATTGAAGTGGTTATACAGGCTCAGTCTCCAGTTACACAtgcattcaaatgaaaaaaattgaaagataagACCTGCAATAGACAAGGAATCTTATTTCATCCAATTTAAAGTTGAAATGTTTAACAGTGTAGTTTATTCCAATGTAAaagcattttattatattttgatttgaataaaatttaattttgttctgaCGGGAATACAAACCTGCGCTTTCATAGATGGAGAATACTCGTTGCAAAGCACAGCGCACCTGTCTACTGATGTGAATGAAAAACTAAAGCCTATCAATAGGCCTGTGAGCCACCTGTAACCCTGACCTGGGTTAGCTCCccattgttcctacacaatatacaaaccatgaGTCCTTACATAAGGAATATGCTTCAACACAGCTGGAAACGGtcgtttaacttttaaacaaggtggtcaGGTAGTTAACTACCTTCCGACTGGTGGGAGTCCCGCGCACCCAGACCataagcattcactttgctttcgGCTGCCATGCTACAAGGAACTGTTCTTCTGCCCTCTGCCCTGCCTGccgttttgctttgttttcatcaTTCCTGGTGGGactgttgtttttctgttttgtgattatatcttttggtgatttttggtgtgtatgtgtatcgaAACTGTGCAGATCCACGAATCGTGATAAGCCTGAGCAGAAGACTAGCACCCAGCATGTCTGCCCCGTCACTGCCTCTAGACcaggggttctcaacctggggccCCATGGGTACGTGACaggtttctcaaaatacttcGGTTTTGAATAACTGCAAACCTGACTGTAGAAAGTGGCCTACATGTGCTTTGTCAATGCCTCAACTGTAAAAGATTCTTTCGATAGTTTGTCATTGACCAGATTCTGGTCAACAATGGCAAGTTCTTTTTCTGCTTTAGCAAAGAAATGTGTACAGAACCTCCTGATGTTTCCTTCTACATACTGCTGTGAGCAGAGATTCTCAGGACTGTGCTTGATTAAAAAGAAGTTACGTTCATGCCTTGCAGTCAAAGACGACATAAGAGTGGCTCTTTCAAATATTGTGCCGAGGGTTGACCTGTTGGTAGCAAGGAAACAGGCCCAACCATCTCACTGAATTAGTctatacttgtattttaatgcagTCACACACTGACTTCCGTATGAGTAAGTAACTAGTTACTAATAACTAGCTGCGAGGCTTAACTGTCAGCATTAGTTCGCAGTCAGTAGAACACAATGCCTTCCTAAtactattttgttatttgttttcatgtTAGTGATGCTAGTCATGTGCACAGTAATTTTCCCATGAGTAACTGGTTATAAGCTGTAGATAGCACCACTACCTCACAGTCacagttattggaaaaatgtGTCTGATTTagttctgttgttatttttatatgctattcACACACACTGACTTGCCAATCACTGTTACTAGTTACAAGTTGAAACTAGCTGCAATGAGCACTAGTTCACTGCCACAGTGATCGAGAACTGTCTGATATAGttctgttttagtaaatgtattgCTTGCTAGCAGCCAGTCACATAGTGTTTCCCTGTGAGGTACTTGTTCCTATCAACACTACCTCATAGTGGTATACtctcattaattgaaaattttgtccACTCCACATATAACacaatttaaacttaataaactaagtaaaaaacCATGCAAATAATTCAGGGATAAggtccacagaaaaatccacgaacAAGGGAAGCCATAAATACTGAACTGCGAATAGGTGGGGGTTGACTCTAATTCATGATAGGGCATCTGGTCTTCCTGGTGAATTTGGTCCCCAGCAGGGACATCAGATTCCTCCAATGGCGATTGGAGATGTTCTGGGGGAAACCAGAAGAGCCTATGTTGCAGCCAAATGAGTTGATGGACAGGTTCAGAGAGGACCTGTGGTGTTGGAGAGACCAGCTAAACCGCTTTTAGAGGGTACCACTTAGCTGACCTCTGCTGGCGATGCTGATATTTTCAGGGCATCCAGAAGGGTGTGTGCATTTCTAGGACATATCAACTTGGAGTTGCAAGCAGCCTGGCTGGCAATCCAACTCCTGTGGGAAGTCAGTAGTTGCCAAGAGGAACAGCACTACAGTGGTAGCTTATGTAAACAAGTAACGAGGCACCTTCTCCCCTGAGCTGAACAATCTGGCAGTGGAGGTACATGAGTGGTCTGAGTCCCAGGACCTGGACTTGACAGCAAGGTACATACCAGTGAAGAAGAATGTCATCGCTGACCAGATAAGCAGGGTGATCATGTACTAAGCACCTAGTGGTCCCTAAATCAAAAAGTACCTGACACCTTGAGGGCCCAATGATCAGTCTGCTCGCCACAGTAAGGAACAACAAGGTTCCCCTGTACTTTTCTCCAGTCCCTGACCTATGGGCAGTGTTGCAGGATGacttccaacacccatgggacaacatGGATGTACACCTTTGTTCAGTCAGTTGAGGAAAGTGATCAACAGTTTCTTCATGTTCCAAGGACTCAGAATGACATTGGTGGCACCTCTGTGGCTGCTGTGGAGTGGTACACAGACCTGCTCCTCTATTAGGCATCTGAAAGGGACTTTCTGGATCCCCCAACCTtctggttcaggagaaaaatgggAGTATATTGTACTGTAGTTTTTTAGATAAAAGtgatattactttattaatttttttcatatttaccatgctataattaaaactttttgcatttgtatagtaaattattaaaaattttaaacaaattcataTCATTCCCAGTCTTATCTTGGACTCTTCAGAGTGAGGGGGTTGCAAGTACCTGTCAACTAACTTGACATACTGACCACAAAGGGaggcattgctctctctctctctctctctctctctctctctctctctctctctctctctctctctctctctctctccccttcataaatcatgaatttctatcttttgatatctaacataagaataacttctctctcactctctctttcccaaGTTATTCTCACTTTCTTTGTCATAATATGTAAGAacaaacaccctctctctctctctctctctctctctctctctctctctctctctctctctctctctctctctctctctctctctctctctctctcttgccaaaggatactcagaatgtgagagatggctagatagatagatagaaagggagagtggttgacagaaagatatactctctctctctctgttattggctggaagggttaaaagtatgtatatattatgtttttaagGGTACAATGttcaagatgactttgaaatgatattagtatAATTTCAAAAATTGATATAGTAATACAGggtaatagtttaaggtatatttgatataggatgctagtttaaggtatacatttggtatttgaactttcaagataggcagttataagcatttttagagagggttGTTAACAATTCGCGGGGgtttgtggtacacatcccctgcaaatacagggggttgactatacatatatgtctgtatatatatgtatatatatatataaacataaggtATTGTAAGTTCAAGTACATTAGGTAACAAGAACACAAGATAAATGGAGTATGTTTTGATGCTCAAGAAGTACGAGAGTACATTCAAGATCAAACTGAATACAGAAGAATAGGTTCGTACATTTGGGATGAAGTGCTCTGTGAGTTTAACATGTTTTTCTTCGATGATTCAGCagttagagagagaatgaacagagcaatacataattacaaaattttcatgTAAGCTGCCCTCTATAAGGGGAAATAGCTTtttgcacaaaaatatataataaatatcagtCATACAAAGAATTGTTAGTCATGGAAGTAATGTTATCTGTCTTGTGCATGTTACCCATTGTATGAAAATTGTTTAGAAAATCTTTGCATTTGCAATGTTGGTATAGCAGAGATATGTAACttttaactgttattttttcaGGTCTTAGAAATAAGTGCTCAGGATTATGTGGAAAAAGTTAACAATGCTGGAACTGGAATTTGGGTATTCCTTCATTTGTACAAACAGGGTATTCCACAGTGTGCCTTAATCAATCAACATTTTACAAGATTAGCTGTCAAATTTCCACAGGTAAGTTTCCAAGAGTTGTTTTATgctgaaatatgatattttatctaTTCTTAGTCCCCATAGGTCTTTGCAAAGAAGAATGCAGACTGTACAGAAGattctctgcagtttttctttggcTGCATCTACATTGCTTTCACCCTTTTAATTGTCTTGCATCCTCATTTTCTCTTCCCACTTAACAGTTGAACTTCTATTGCTATTGGCTAAAGGGGTTGGAAGTAGCCACACAGCTTGTAGCTTGATACTTTGGTATGTACTGTCAGTAGTGTATgagatgtatttttgttctctctctctctctctctctctctctctctctctctctctctctctctctctctctctctctctctctctctctctcactgagatagagaatttttatgcatatgtaacatatacaggtattatcctacttacgatggagttaggttccaaaaaacccatcgtttgttggaaaaaatgtatctcgaatatggcctagcctacactagggtattcagtatcATCTATACacatacggtagcctagcctacactctaaagtatactctatacatataaggtatagtaattattaatatcagctaattttggaggttcatgcagattgatgtatgataattcagtacaaagagaaattgaataatatacaataattagcctagcctacactatggtatatagtatacatatacaatagcctggcctacattatactgtactctgtgttcaaatattaatatcatattatacaaacatcaacataacaagtatgcatcttttaaaaagttatgctttacttcactgtgtccaataatattttatgtactgtattctcatattgcttttgtattataaattgcaatcatagcgctcaatgttttggtttggaaatcaattacgcAGTAGGTTTATTTCACCGTATTCAACTCAGTGtggagtgcttttcttgcttctggttagcataaatgaatctctagacaCTATTTATATAGGACAAGGTTATTGTTTGTTATACGAAGTATTTTTAAGTCAAAAtgtaacttaaatacatctcgttgtgaaattaatttagcagtTTTTTTCGTTAATGGATGACGTTGGCTGTCGGGggcatgtatgttttgtgtaaataACAAGATTCCGTTCGTTGTTTTCACTTAATTTCttatcataatatgagctttacatatttgtcttttatctgtgtgaaaacagcagtacagtaatatgtgttctttcatgcccagtagttttgattaaaatacatttctctccagttttatttacagttgagtttcatccacgttcctgatgcacaataatttataatcattacagcttgaacattgttttctcagcttcagctacaacttgcagctaaaatttagcagtatatttccttgccaatcttttatccatagcgaataagggtataatgtaaaaatatatcagtactatTCTAcctaacatcatttgtaacataactacagtaattttttACTGCCGTACGacggttgaaatacaagcaaaacagctgttgtcatccaattcggttataagcaaaacaacagtttcccgattcagttgtttatggctgtacacatttacactagagtataacgttactaacaacagttttcattctcttttagttttttaactagaagatgggataaagagatggaggaaaaggagttagtctattgtaatttggtctctcttgctgcctgattgtacattGCTGCCTGCACtcgcatgaaatttaaaaatattttctaaatattgtcatatcgatattgattgcttaccccatcgcaaaatcaaattatcataaggCAAATTATTGTAACTAGAGCA
The genomic region above belongs to Macrobrachium rosenbergii isolate ZJJX-2024 chromosome 18, ASM4041242v1, whole genome shotgun sequence and contains:
- the viaf gene encoding viral IAP-associated factor homolog, which encodes MQNPDEDTEWNDILRKKGILPQKEPEITEEMITEMMEQTIQEKQSAEGRLGKLSLDQLDELEDDEDEAILLEFRKRRIEEMKAQAKMNKFGEVLEISAQDYVEKVNNAGTGIWVFLHLYKQGIPQCALINQHFTRLAVKFPQAKFLKSISTTCIPNFPDRNLPAIFVYFEGQMKRQLIGPAELGGEKLKLEELEWILSRTGGIKTDLESDPRGPKVKDVLMSSLRGYNKDSDDENDSDEDDW